From Mytilus edulis chromosome 9, xbMytEdul2.2, whole genome shotgun sequence, the proteins below share one genomic window:
- the LOC139487472 gene encoding sialate:O-sulfotransferase 1-like isoform X1: MIKPTSVYVYLLVILVCNHSSNAAQCRSACKCVDEKIAELKGNLGYVGCFTDNHDRHFHTLKLRSNGMTLKMCREQCRGYIYVGLQNGHECFCGNQLDVINYPPKLDAECNRDCVGDPNRKCGGFYRASIYTVNI, from the exons ATGATTAAACCTACAAGCGTATACGTGTATCTCCTTGTCATATTGGTATGCAACCACTCCTCAAATGCTGCCCAGTGTAGATCCGCATGTAAATGTGTTGACGAAAAAATTGCAGAATTGAAAGGCAATCTAG GATATGTTGGTTGTTTTACTGACAATCATGACAGACATTTCCATACACTGAAACTTCGCAGCAATGGTATGACTCTTAAAATGTGTCGGGAGCAATGCCGTGggtatatatatgtaggactacAG AATGGTCACGAATGTTTCTGTGGCAACCAACTGGATGTTATCAATTATCCGCCTAAGCTAGATGCGGAATGCAATCGTGATTGTGTTGGTGATCCCAACAGGAAGTGTGGAGGATTTTATAGGGCGTCTATCTATACAG TTAATATTTGA